The nucleotide window CAAGGTCTCgatgatgaattcatcaGTGGAACATAGGGGCAACAAGCGTATTTGCAACTTGGGTATCGTTGCGCTGTTCACTACGATCTCCGGGATCATACCGAACCATTCCGGTCTTAGTTTCTCCACTATGAGCAAAGAACGaatatcattcaattccCAGTCCAGCAACTCACGCTTCGTGAAGGATGGTCTCCCGTTGTATGAGAGAGtgtgttgttgttgttcttgaaGGATAATCTCGGGGGCGTACATGTCGTAGTAGACTTTGGGGAGCGCATCTTCCAGTGAAATTTTCACTGGTTGTTGAGATGGGCTGATGGAACTTGCCGAAGAGAAAGTTGTTTGTGCGGAGGTGGAAGGTGTCGAAAAAATACTTGTCTGATACGATGAGCCAGCATCGGAAAGGACTTCGTTGTATGAATCTGAACTTCCAATGGACGTTCTTGCCATGGCGCTGTTGTTGTCCTGGTTCGTCGGTATTATTAGACGTCTCCGTATTTCATCTCTTGCCTTGTCTGTGTATTTTGGTGGTGCCACTACGAAGCCGGCGTTGGATCTTGCCGCGTTGGACGCCAGATAATTGTTCTTGGAGGAGTACAGCGAGGGCGATGTCAGCGAGAGAGGCGAGGAATCCATGCTTGTGAGTTCCTGTATGGAGGGCAATTGGATGGCTCTGTTGTTGGTGTTGGTGTTCGTACCGTTTTTGTCACTGTGAAGTGAGAGCGAGTGTTGTATAGGTGGTGGTAGCATAATCATGTTTGCTTGGTTGTGTGCTTGCTGGGGAAGAGCATTTCTCGAGAGAGAAAAGATCTTGTGTGCAATGAGTATACATTTCTTATATGCGGGCGGGACGGCTAGTGCTCCCTGTCGACGTTGCCTTCCTGGCATCCATCCTATCTGACAGGGATGTCCATGCTGCCCGCTCGCTTTAATGCCGTCCGAGGACGTGTTTGTGCGGAGTGTTGTTTCCTGTGAAAAGTTTTCGCTTTTGGCCCCTCGAGGACCGGAAGAACTGGAGGGCGTTTTTCCGGGTGGGGTACTCGGGGGCGTGTGTTCCGCGGGTCGTGCGGGCCCTTCTGGGGGGGAGCACTGCTTCCCGATTGGTCGGGCGGCATTTTTCCGCGGGACGGGGAGGACATTTGTCGCTGGTCGGGGACGACGTTTGTCTGACCCGCCCGTTTTCCGCAGACGGTGCCTGTGTCGGGACTAGGCGTCCCCCACGGCGGTTGTCTGCACCCGTCTGGAGTAGCGCACAGAAGGGCCCGGGGGCCGACCCATGCTGCCCCCGTGTTGGCGATTTGTCCTGGAACAATTAGGTGACTAGAAGTGGGGGTGGAATGTTATGTTTTGTTTTCCCGAACATGAGATTTCTTTCTCTCTCTGCTGGTTGTTTGGGGAAAATAAGGTTTGAGAGAGAGACGGATTCATCCGCAAGTTGAGGTTTGTAATAGCAGTTGGCATCTGCATGGTTAAGGAATCGGTGAGGCTTTAGAATGGCGGTAAAACTCAACcacttgaaaaaaaaaccATGTGTAAATGTCTTGTAGTACCCATACTTTGTTCTTCGGGAAGGAGCAGTCCATGTCGTTCGCTCACTAATTCACTAGACATTTTTGTCAGGACGCGATGAAACGGacagaaagaaaaaattaaaaaatataatttggaaatttgaaatttccaattgatTGCTCCGAAACGGGGAGTCGAACCCCGGTCTCCACCGTGAGAGGGTGGTGTGATAGCCGTTACACTACATCGGATTATCTGATGTTGAAGTAATGAGAAAATGAGGCGGTTTTGTTGAGGCGTGATCAGACTTTaagatttattgataaAACGATACTGGATTCATTTATGTTTGATAACTAGGATTTTTTGGTGCTAATGAGATTGGCCTGTATCTTAAAATACGCTGTGGATGTGTATTCTTTTGCTCCCTcctcttcttgtttttaATTCTTGTAATTAGAGTGCtatttttccaaatgcAAGAATATATAGTTTCTGGCTAACTTCAACCACTCTGTTGAGTCAGGTATTTTGTCAATTGAAAGAGTGAGGCTCTTGTTTCTAGAAGAACAATGCCACTGCAGTAGTTTCAGAATAAGGTTAAGGGCCGCCCATTTTTCAGGTATTACCTTAGACAATTGTTTAGGTAAACAATTTTACAAGCTttctttgttcttcagATACTTATTAAACATTGTCATATTCAGTTACTGCTACTTTCGACGTCTTCGACGCTTTGCAAAATAGAATCAAGCTCTCTTCTTTGGCACTAAACATTTAGGAAAAGCCGTGCCCGGTTCACACAATTTGACCTATAAAGATCTAACATCTCCAACGAGAGATAAACAAAGCCAACCACCCATGCCTCCTTCATGTATTTACAATGAGaatatttccaattaaCAATATCACCCACGTTCGATTCAAAGCAACCCAAACTTTACCATTATTAAGTATCGAGGAACtaagaaaatcaaaatcCCTACCCTTAACGAAGGGAACATTCACGTTACCCATGAGAGATTACATCGAGTGGGAGAACATCCCCAAGATAATGAAGAGGGAAACTTTCTTCACTAACAAGAACACACTCAAACAATCTATGGATTCATTCCAACAATATGACCCCATCCTGACTCAATGCCTCGCTAAATGGCTACTTGTAAActataaattaaatgacTACCCATATTTTGATCTTAACATTGTCAATGTATGCACGGATTTGAAACAGGGAATTCAAATTTGTAAAACTATAATGCAGTACTATAAAGCCAATCTGTctgataatatttttgaaaggataaaatattatctGGTACCACTATACGAGACCGATCTACCTTCTAGAGCTGACATTGAGGATATTCCAGGCTTCAAACAATTCATCTCAAGAGAATTCGTTTTTGAATCCACTGAAATGAATGGTCAGATTCCCTTTAGCATTGAAGACCCTGTCTATCTTCTTTTATTAGACGATATACTGAAATACACTGCACATGATCTGGTAAGGTATTGTCCGAAAAGTGACACTTGGGAACAAGGATTCATAGATATTAACGTGCAAGGAGGAAAAAGGAAGCGTTTTGACACAGATATTGATTATTGGTGCCGTACTACTTTGCAAGTATTGAAAGAGAATGATATACTACCAACTTTGAAGGCAAACgaagaaatatatatcCCAACGGGGATCCTACGATTATTCAAGTTAATGGAACTTTATTTACCGGAACACAGGTTATTTGCGGTAGATTCACCTCAGAGATGGAACCCTGGTCTAATGACCATGTTGAAATTAATCTTTAAAGGAACGATAGCTACTCAATCAAGTAAGATTaaggaaaaattcaaagattcaATGTTAACAAGGGGATCAGTGCCCATCATTGAGTTTGTTCCAGATTTTTTGCAGATCCAAAAATTATATGAAGCTGTTCATTTAAACTCTTCCAAGGATtgtgaaattgaagaagttgaagaatttattaataaatggaCAGATATTGGAAAGGAGGGAAGTGTCGTAGCAACAAAGAAAACCAAAGCAAAATTAAAGTTATTAAAGAACAGTCAACTGGCTATTTTACGTTCGTCTTAAAAATGCTTGTTTTATGTTCCTATAAGAACGTAGATAAGTCAAGGCTAGTTTTATAGTATGGTTACCTAAAAGTCCTTAAAAAGTTATGATATTTCTCTCTCTATCTTGAAATAAAAGAACACCCAATCTTATTTTGATATAGTGACGCCAATATTTGGTCGGTGTTGTCCAGCTCGGCGGTTACAAATGAAAAGCAATTCTGGTAAGAAAAGATATAGAATATAGAGTTTGGAATGAATATGTagtttaatttcttcaagcaattgatattttaaagaaCTGGAATTTGTCTGAATAATTCGTTTTGGTAAGgcaattcttctttgtatGAAGCAAGGCTCTTATTTTTACGAAAACTTTATTGctgaaatttcttctcaaATATCTCCAAAATGACTAACTAAGAAAAACAAAGCACTTTGAAAACGATTTGGTGTGTTTCTAACGTTTTTCACATCATTTTGGGTTGACAAtagttttatttatttggtgattttcaatttaatctttctataaatttatttggCTGATAAGGAcattaatttcatatatttaaataaacaaactTTTTTAGTCATAAAATCCCGAATAACTTCACCAGAACCACTCCCAAGTGTTTTTAACCAATATTGACCCattgtttatttacaaaagtTTCTAATTAACCTATTGTTATGTGAACAAAGCCAAATCTGGTCTTGGCAGCGTTGCGGCAATACGTTATCGCCGGTGCGGGTTGTTTTATTGGGCAAAAAACtacaatttcaaatgtgtCAAAATCCAACAATCTAACAGGCTGAAAAGGTAAACTCATGAACTATCCAATACTGCTAAAGCTTTAGATGTTTTGTTAGACTAATTGTTacttttcttcttgctACAATTCatataagaaaattatattGCTATTAATCATCGATAACCAATTCTAATAGAAAGCAACAATGCCCCCTAAATCAAACGCTCACGTCCCAGAGGTTTCACGAACGTACAAGAACAACTTCAATGGGCTGGTATACAATATTCACACATGGACTTACGATTGCATAATATTCCTCttcaatattatattcACTATTTTCTTCCGTGAAATTAAAGTTCGTGGAGGTTACAACGTACCTCCCGCTGGGACCCCCACAATACTCGTCTGTGCTCCTCATGCCAATCAATTCATTGACCCTACATTGGTAATGGTGACAACCAGAAAACTAGGTATGTATGGTGCCACCTCTGTCTCTCGTTCAAGACAGGCATGTTTCGTTACAGCTGCTTCAAGTTTGAATATGAAACTTGTTGGATtttttggaagaagaatggGTGGGATTCCTGTTGCTAGAGCACAAGATTACTTAAAACCAGTAGATGACAACTTGGAAATCTACGCTCCCgacttggaaaataatccaaaattaataaaaggTCGTTGTAAGGATTCTAAATCACCTGAATTCACAAAGAGATTCACTGCAAAATCCCTTTTGGGGTTGCCTAATTATTTAAGTAATGCCCAAATTGCTCAGAttcaagatgatgaaactaTCATATTAAGCTCTCCCTTTAAGATTTCTGATCCAAGAGTGAGGAAACTATTAAATAACGGTACAACTTTCAAATATGCTAACAAGGTGGATAATAGTAAAGTATTCCAGAGTGTTTTTGATCATCTGCATACAAAAGGTTGTGTCGGGATTTTCCCAGAAGGTGGATCTCACGATAGACCTTCTTTATTACCTATTAAAGCAGGTGTTGCCATTATGGCCTTAGGTGCTGCAGCAGCTGATGCAAATATAAAAGTACATGTTGTGCCCGTTGGGTTGCATTACTTCCACAGAGACAAATTTAGATCAAGAGCTGTTCTCGAGTACGGTGAACCCATAGTCGTGGATGGAACCATGGGAAAAGAATATGCACAGGCTCCACGTGAAACAGTTTCTAAATTGTTGTCAAGAATTACAGATGCACTATTCTCTGTTACAGAAAATGCCCCTGATTATGATACTTTGATGACTATCCAGGCAGCTAGAAGATTGTACCAACCTTCTGAGAAAAGATTATCTTTGCCCGTTGTCGttgaaattaatagaaGATTACTCGTGggatattcaaaatttaaaagtgATGAAAGGGtcattcatttgaagaaaatggttCAAGAatacaatgaaaaattatacTCTATGGGGTTAAAAGATCATCAAGTTAGAGAATTAGAATCTCATACTGTGCAAAATACAATTAGAACTTTGGTTACCTTAGTGACAAGAGTTTCTAGATTATTACTATTCTTCATGTTGGCTCTTCCCGGGTCCATTCTTTTCACTCCTATCTTCATCGGTTCTAGCATctattcaaagaagaaggcaAGAGAAGGgttgaaaaaatcattaGTGAAAATTAAGGGAACTGATTTATTAGCCACTTGGAAACTTATCTTAGCACTTGTGATGGCTCCAATTTCATATGTTACTTATTCCCTCATTTTAATTTCCCTGCATTCTCGTAAAAATGGATGGGTTCAATGGATTTGGGTACCTAGTGAAAATgttttcatccaattccCTTATTTTTACATGCAGTTGGTACTTACCACATATGGTTCTTTGAAGACTGGTGAAATTGGAATGGATCTTTTTAAATCTTTACGTCCCCTTGTAGTCACCTTGATGTATCCAGGTAAGAAAATCAGAGAAATTCAATCAATCCGTGAACAATTGAGTGAAGAGATCACTTCAGTTTGTAACGAGTTAGGTCCTTCCGTTTTCAAAGACTTTGATCAATTTGCAATTAATAACGAGATCGAGAGTGAAAGAGGCAGAGGTCGCTatgagaaagaaaagactcctgattatttgaagattcaaCGTGATCCTAGTCGTAGCCGTAGTCGTGGTGCTAGAAGTCGTTCATCATCGATTAGTTCATTTACTTCACGTATCTCTAATGCTATTTCTAGAGTGAACTCCAGAGGTTCCCTCTCTgatattccaattttatCAGAAGCAAGATATAGTTCCAATAATGTCATCAATGATAGTGATTCATCCTGTTCCTCTTCTGATGAAGAGAATATAAAAGCAGGTTCTACTTctaaaatttcatctttaatgaGAGCTAGATGGGAAAAATCGCATGATAAGGAGGAATAGAAGAACTTTTTATGTTTTTactttttttgttttattctGTTTTTACTAATACCTCCCCCCCTTTACTAATCTTAATTGCTAGTTTAGATTATGCACCTACATATCCagtatatttattaattagTCATCCCCAATAGGAATCTCATCCTTTAATATCTTATTTAACTTAATCTTCAATTCAGTTTGTGGATCTCCCTTTAATATATCCGCAACAAACCAAACATCACAATCCAATTGAACCATCTCTAAAGCACCCTTGAGTACCCCACAGAGAACGTTAGAATAccatatttgtttctttgcATTCATGGGTagttcaacaaattcaCTCAAAGGATTGTCTTCTATAATCAGCGAAAACGAATCCTTATTATTGGACCAATTAGTCACATGAGGAGTAATATTTAAGAAGATCTTAAAAGCACATTTACTTATCACTTCACTAGTTCTTACCATATCTTCACATCTTGGCAACGCCGTCCTTGCCaagaaatcttcaattaGTCTCACCCCAATATTGTACCCCATAGAGAACAAACGCTCATTAATAAGCGAATAGTCATTATCGTAGTCTTCAAATAACTGTGCCACTAGGGCTCCATATGTCAAAGCGAATAGTTCTGTATTTATCTTCTCTGTTTTgttcttccaaatttcttcaccTGTGACTTTCAAAGAACGAGATTGCGTAGTGGTCGACGAACGTGATCTAGACATGTTGATTATCCTTATATATGAGTGATTCCGCACCTATGTTAAGGGTGTTTAGCACTTCTGCAATGTGAGAAACTGctatttcaaatttagaGGTTTTACCAGATTGATAGAAATACTCGTTACCCGGctttgttgaaaaatttcaaaaatttcatgCTTACGTACTCAAAAGCCACAGTTTAAAGCATCGATTTTTGCGCCAATAAAGATCAAAAAACTGTGTTagagtgaaaaattccatgTAATCACCATTGAGTAGTAATGGAATTTAGAGATGACTAACTGCAAATCGTCTACTTTTCCGGCCATATATAAGTTGCAACCATCAACAACATACCCAATTGGCTGCAAAAAGCATCGAACCCATAATTTACTTTGGCTTTGCTAAGAATTCCCAAGATACATTGCTTAATCATCGCCTAACCAATCGACGTATATAACCAATGGTCGTCTTTGAACCGTTACCATTAATAACAGCATCTGTTTCCATCGATGAACATCATCTTATCATAGGAACACATTCCTGCCCGCaatcaataaagaaaatcaagACCACCATTGCTGCTGGGGCAACTCCGATCCTGATCAACCCATCGCATGAATCACacatcaaagaaatatcttCTATATTTCTTAACGAGTCCGGGTTCCAATTGGCCACAAGAGGGTTCCAATTATCTGATCTAACGACACTGGGCAGAACCCAAGTACAGAGAGTCGTGGATAGAGTATTCATCAATTTATCACCGGAGGAAACTCCATTGACGAGAAAGATATATGAGCAATGTGTCAAATTGAGAATCCCCGTCAATGCCTTCCAAAGACCCGAGTATTCCACTTTCCATATGATTCCTACATTTACAGATCCAAAGGGGAGTGGATTGCAAATCGCTGTGACCACTAATGGAAGAGGTTATATTTTAGCAAATAGAATCAAGAGAGAAATTGTAAATAAGTTGCCTAGTAACATCTCTCAGGTGGTAACAAATATGGGTGCAATTAGAGATCAAATCATTCATGAAGACCATGAAATACTGTTAAgagagaaatatttgaagacTGAACTTTCTAGAGATAAGTTGGGTTATGGACTGGATGATGACACATGGGAGAGTCATAAGTTTAATAGATTGATCAAAGAGTTTGAGATGACAAATGCTGAACAGAAATTAAAAAGGACTAGATGGTTATCTCAAATTATGGAATATTATCCATTAAATCAATTGGCAAACGTTACCTTGGATCAACTGGATGAGAACTCCCACACACCAATCAATTTACCCTCTCCAAATAATCCTGACAATCACGAGAATTCTCAATCCATCAACCCAGAAACTCCAGCCAATACTGAAAATAACAGCGAAGTTCAACTAGGTGTCCATCTAAGATCGAAGTCTCCGAACTCTATTGGCAAGGGTCGTATTTCTTTAGTCGGCAGTGGCCCTGGTTCCGTATCCATGCTAACCTTAGGTGCTCTTCATGAAATCAAGACAGCAGATATAATATTGGCAGACAAATTAGTCCCACAGGCGGTTTTAGATTTGATTCCACAAGGAACTGAAACTTTCATTGCACGTAAATTCCCAGGTAACGCTGAACATGCTCAAGAAGAACTATTACAATTAGGATTAGACTCATTAAAGCAAGGCAAAAAAGTAGTGAGATTAAAGCAGGGGGATCCATATATCTTTGGACGTGGTGGTGAAGAATATCTCTTCTTTACGCAAAATGGGTTTGAGCCTTTAGTACTCCCCGGATTAAGTTCATCACTTGCATCAACTGTGGTATCCAAGATACCTGCCACTCAAAGAGCCATTGCAGACCAAGTCTTAGTTTGTACTGGAACTGGAAGGAAGGGTGCACTTCCTGTGGCACCAGAATTTGTGCCGACGAGAACTACAGTCTTCCTTATGGCATTGCATAGATCAGATGTATTAATCAAGACATTAATAGATGCTGGATGGGACAAAAATGTACCTGCCGCCATCGTTGAAAGAGCGTCATGTCCAGACCAAAGAGTCACCAGGACCTTATTAAGATATGTCCCAGCTACCATTGAAGAGATAGGATCAAGACCTCCTGGGCTATTGGTTGTTGGACATGCAGTCAATGCTTTAATAAATGACTCCAACTTACAATTCACTGAAGCGTCTAAATATTACATCGAGGAAGGGTATCACGAATTTGAAATGAATTTTGACAACTTGTTacattaaaattaaattgaGGGGGGTCCTTATTTAACAGCATAAactatttattattaataatatattatggACAGATCTACACGATGTGCTTCATATAatacattattttttatacTTCTTCATATATCAATTTCACTGATATTATAATCACTAATGGCAACACGCAAACATAATAATTCTCCTAAATGGAATAGATAATATGTGTCTATAACTCTCTACGTAACTCATCTTTTTAATGTGCAAATTTCTGTCACTTGGCGTAAACACCGAACTCTCTAAGCGGAAACGGTCTCGAGAGTCGCCGATGCGATTCGAGATCCATTGATCCAAAAATCATTGAATCAgcataatttttcaaaagtcATTCTCAAGACCAAAGGAGCCAAAGACCAATTGCTATCCAGTTCTTTCGAAGATACTACTAGTAGatgattttcaaaagatttcttcaatcaTCCTCGAAGCAAATTGGGTTCGCCTTTGATATTGACGGTGTCTTACTTAGAGGCAAGAACCCTATACCAGGAGCAAGTGAAGCATTAAGGTTGTtaaacaattcaaaaattccATACATTCTATTGACTAATGGTGGTGGCAATCTAGAGAGTGAACGTGTAAATTTTATctctgaaaaattgaaagttgCCATCTCTCCATTACAGATTGTTCAAAGTCATACACCTTTTAAAGCTTTGGTTCCCAAATATGATCGAATCTTAGCTGTTGGTACACCTTCAGTAAGACATGTTGCTGAAAGTTATGGTTTTAATGATGTGGTACATCAAACTGATATTGTTAGGTACAACAGAGACATTACGCCGTTTACTGgtttaaatgatgaacaattgaaggaatATTCCAAGGAGATTCCCCATTTGGATTCCAAAAAATTTGATGCTGTGTTAGTGTTTAATGACCCTCATGATTGGGCAGCTGATCTGCAAATCATTTCTGATATTATAAATAGTGAAAATGGTCTTTTAAATACGTTAAGAGCCGGCTCTTCTAAATCCAGTGAACCAGCTGTTCCCATATATTTCTCAAATCAAGATTTATTGTGGGCAAATCCATACAGATTAAATAGATTTGGTCAAGGTGCATTCCGTTTATtggtaagaaatttatatgctcaaatgaataataGCCTCGCATTGAATGATCTCACTTTGGGGAAGCCAACCAAATTGACGTACGATTTTGCTCATCATGTTTTAATCGATTGGAGAAATAAATTACTTTCTGGTAACAGAACATCTACTACTCAAACCCTTCCTGTTTTGGGAACATCTCCTACCAATTCAccttttgaagaaatatttatgGTTGGAGATAATCCGGCAAGTGATATAATAGGGGCCCAAAATTATGGATGGTCAAGCTGCCTAGTGAAAACAGGGGTTTATCGAGATACAGATAAACTTAACCATGTCAAGCCTACAATGATTGTTGACGATGTCTTAAATGCCGTTACCAATGTTTTGGAACGAATCTAAGTAGAGGAGACATACATATGATTTATAGAGAAAAACATTGAAcattaataatagaaagatcttctttattttgccaataaataatacatattcttcttaatTTAAATCGATAGGCAgttaaataattttagtTATAGATagataatttcaaattccaatttcCGACGTGGTTTAATTAATCAAGTGTCttagttttattttaatcGTATTATCCAACCACTGGAACATTTCGCAACAAAAATATAGAATTAAgttcaattcaaaatatgatGATGCCTGAAATCTGGTAGGTGGTCCATCCATTTCTGAAAAACCTGCAAGTAGGGTTGCCTTACAAGTCATCAGAGATACTATTCAAATTAATAGCCTCACCAGGTTTGAAAGCTGGCAAACCCAAGTATGGGCAACCAGTACATCTGAAGGCATCACCAAGAGAACATGAACCACAACCACCAATTTTCTTACCATCAATGGTgaaatcaatttcagttaattcatcttcagtGAATTTGACAACGTTATCCTGTTGACTTCTAATGTTATCAATCTCTTgctcttcctcttctttgATACCACAAGAACAATCCTTACAagccttcttcttcttagtGTTAGACTTACCACAAACAATCATGGTAATATTACCGTTATCATCTCTACCTTCAATTAggtcatcttcttcaatagaATCTTCGTCGTCTAAGTCATCAAGGAATCTGGCCTTGGAGCTATCACTGAACACagaatcttcttcctcttcatcatctagATCATCTAAGTCATCCTCAGCGACATGAACTTTAGTTTCGGCgactttcttcttattgAAAGTAGGTAAGGCTTTCTTGAAAGTTGGTAACGCCTTCGAATCACTTGCTTTCTTGAAGCTTGGTAATTTAGCAGTAGTAGTCTTCTTTTCTGCATCACCTGAGCTTTTTAATGGGACTGCAACAGTTTTCTTGGCGTCAGTATCCGGTTTCTTTACCCAGTGATAAAAGTCATCACCTTCAGTAGTTTTAATTTCGAACCCATTAACTAATGCATCAATCTTATATTTATCACTCAACCCGTACAACAACCCATTATCCTTCAAGGCATTTTTCAATACGGGGATCAATTTCTTAGGAAACAAGATCTTTTCAGGTTCTTCAGGTGTCAAATAGTGGATAACATTATACTCATTTACCTTCAATTTAATGGACCCGTCGTTAACTTTGttaattaaaaattggTTCACTATCTTGATATTTCTCTTTGGAGCATTATTCTTAACATCCTCCACTAGTTCTGGAGTGGTAGTGACAGCTGGGTGTATTAATAATAGACCGATCTTTGGAGTAGACATCTTGTGTTATTCTTAGTTTAAGTAcctttctcttctttgtcTGAGGCAATAACCGtttaagaagaaacaatacTGATTAGAATGAGTATCCCAGTTTTCTTATATGGATTATCTTGgtattaatgaaaaattctatCTTAATTAGTAATCCTCATctcattcattattaaacgTGAAAAAAAAACGGGCCGGTCCGCAAAGATgagaatattatttcttgtGCGAAACAAATGGGAAATGCTTAGGAAATGGCAATTGCACGTGATTTTAAACTATATGTTTTGTACTGATCGAATATTACGACGATGTCTTGACTTAATCTACATTGCCGTAGTTCTTGAGTTTAAGCGAGCAATTAAGATTGATTTGGACGCTTGTTAAGGTTCAACAATCCTGATTCTTCATTGCACTGTCTTAAAACACTGTGCCTGGTACTAGAAGTGCACGGAATatatgattttgaatattcttaGGAAATCTTATAAACTAACCATTTTATTTACAACTACATAGGTGTCTACCTCATATGTAATATATTGTTACATGGAagttttctttcaatactTGCGAATAATAGCAAAAGGGTGTGAAAATAAGTAGACTTGATGCTTGATGATTATTGTCCATAGTAAAATAGCAAAATAGAGTAAAAAAAGGAACAAGGCCTTCAAAGTTTTTTCTGTTTAGCTTCTTTACTTTC belongs to Naumovozyma castellii chromosome 3, complete genome and includes:
- the NCAS0C05370 gene encoding uncharacterized protein (ancestral locus Anc_5.644), coding for MPGRQRRQGALAVPPAYKKCILIAHKIFSLSRNALPQQAHNQANMIMLPPPIQHSLSLHSDKNGTNTNTNNRAIQLPSIQELTSMDSSPLSLTSPSLYSSKNNYLASNAARSNAGFVVAPPKYTDKARDEIRRRLIIPTNQDNNSAMARTSIGSSDSYNEVLSDAGSSYQTSIFSTPSTSAQTTFSSASSISPSQQPVKISLEDALPKVYYDMYAPEIILQEQQQHTLSYNGRPSFTKRELLDWELNDIRSLLIVEKLRPEWFGMIPEIVVNSATIPKLQIRLLPLCSTDEFIIETLVQSDLYLEADLDYEFKLTSAKYTVMAARKRHEQITGVVAEGNVMQLSKSEWRNIIENYLLNIAVEAQCRFDFKNRCSQYKKWKVQHQREQEELALMQKKKAEMMVNNEKNGRGKLLKKAIWKNFNYHHNKFENNDDKLMESKNNTAGSVIIDDNDRESLNHIKVSLTKEEKSIIWSQCQAQVYQRLGLDWQPDGVSQM
- the NCAS0C05380 gene encoding type II protein arginine methyltransferase (ancestral locus Anc_5.646) codes for the protein MRIFPINNITHVRFKATQTLPLLSIEELRKSKSLPLTKGTFTLPMRDYIEWENIPKIMKRETFFTNKNTLKQSMDSFQQYDPILTQCLAKWLLVNYKLNDYPYFDLNIVNVCTDLKQGIQICKTIMQYYKANLSDNIFERIKYYLVPLYETDLPSRADIEDIPGFKQFISREFVFESTEMNGQIPFSIEDPVYLLLLDDILKYTAHDLVRYCPKSDTWEQGFIDINVQGGKRKRFDTDIDYWCRTTLQVLKENDILPTLKANEEIYIPTGILRLFKLMELYLPEHRLFAVDSPQRWNPGLMTMLKLIFKGTIATQSSKIKEKFKDSMLTRGSVPIIEFVPDFLQIQKLYEAVHLNSSKDCEIEEVEEFINKWTDIGKEGSVVATKKTKAKLKLLKNSQLAILRSS
- the GPT2 gene encoding bifunctional glycerol-3-phosphate/glycerone-phosphate O-acyltransferase GPT2 (ancestral locus Anc_5.648); amino-acid sequence: MPPKSNAHVPEVSRTYKNNFNGLVYNIHTWTYDCIIFLFNIIFTIFFREIKVRGGYNVPPAGTPTILVCAPHANQFIDPTLVMVTTRKLGMYGATSVSRSRQACFVTAASSLNMKLVGFFGRRMGGIPVARAQDYLKPVDDNLEIYAPDLENNPKLIKGRCKDSKSPEFTKRFTAKSLLGLPNYLSNAQIAQIQDDETIILSSPFKISDPRVRKLLNNGTTFKYANKVDNSKVFQSVFDHLHTKGCVGIFPEGGSHDRPSLLPIKAGVAIMALGAAAADANIKVHVVPVGLHYFHRDKFRSRAVLEYGEPIVVDGTMGKEYAQAPRETVSKLLSRITDALFSVTENAPDYDTLMTIQAARRLYQPSEKRLSLPVVVEINRRLLVGYSKFKSDERVIHLKKMVQEYNEKLYSMGLKDHQVRELESHTVQNTIRTLVTLVTRVSRLLLFFMLALPGSILFTPIFIGSSIYSKKKAREGLKKSLVKIKGTDLLATWKLILALVMAPISYVTYSLILISLHSRKNGWVQWIWVPSENVFIQFPYFYMQLVLTTYGSLKTGEIGMDLFKSLRPLVVTLMYPGKKIREIQSIREQLSEEITSVCNELGPSVFKDFDQFAINNEIESERGRGRYEKEKTPDYLKIQRDPSRSRSRGARSRSSSISSFTSRISNAISRVNSRGSLSDIPILSEARYSSNNVINDSDSSCSSSDEENIKAGSTSKISSLMRARWEKSHDKEE
- the BET3 gene encoding TRAPP complex core subunit BET3 (ancestral locus Anc_5.649); the protein is MSRSRSSTTTQSRSLKVTGEEIWKNKTEKINTELFALTYGALVAQLFEDYDNDYSLINERLFSMGYNIGVRLIEDFLARTALPRCEDMVRTSEVISKCAFKIFLNITPHVTNWSNNKDSFSLIIEDNPLSEFVELPMNAKKQIWYSNVLCGVLKGALEMVQLDCDVWFVADILKGDPQTELKIKLNKILKDEIPIGDD